The Alteribacter populi genomic sequence TTTAGCGAGTAGAATGCAAGGAAATGATCCGCCAGGTACTTTCCAAATTCATGGTGGAGCGGCACTAAACACAGGCTGGGTGGCTGCAGGTAGAATGGATCCACTTACTGATCTTTACGAAGAACAGGATTGGCTGGACAAATTTCCGCAGGATTTAATTGATATGGTAACAAGTGATGGAGACATCTATTCTGTACCGGTGAATATTCACCGAAGTAATGTTCTCTTTTATAACGTTGAGGTTTTTGACGAGCATGGGTTAACCCCGCCGACAACGTTTGATGAATTTTATGAAGTAGCAGATACATTGCAAGAGGCAGGAGTTACACCACTTGCACTAGGCGATCGTGAAAGCTGGACTGCACTTCACCTATTAGAAACGATTGCGTTAGGTGTTCTCGGCCCAGATGGCTATAACGATTTGTGGACGAAGGATTTAGCGTTTGATTCATCGGAGTTTCAAGAAGTATTAGAGCATTTTGACCGTTTCTTAGATTATACCAACGATGATCATGCCGCTCGTAACTGGCAGGACGCATCTCAATTGGTGGCGCAAGGAGACGCGGCAATGAACGTTATGGGAGACTGGGCAGCAGGCTATTTTGCTACTGATTTAGAGTTAGAGCCGAATGAAGATTTTGGCTGGGTCGCTACTCCTAATTCTGCGGGATCTTTCATGGTTGTAACCGATAACTTCGGCTTGCCTAAAGACGTAGAAAACCCAGAAATAGTGAAGGATTTCCTTCGGGTACTCGGTTCTGTAGAAGGCCAGGATACGTTCAACCCGCTTAAAGGCTCGATTCCTGCTCGAGTAGATGCTGATCCAGAGCAATATAATGCTTACGGACAACAAACAATTGAAGAATTTAATGAAAGTACATTAACGCCTAGCTTAGCACATAACTCGGCCGCTCCTGCTGGCTTTGTTTCACAAGCAGACCAAGCGATCAATGTCTTTGTATCTTCAAGAAACATCGAACAAGCGATGGAGACATTACAGCAGGCTGCTGAAGAAAACATCGAGTAATCATTTATGTGTGTGGGGGTTAAGGGTGGTAGAATGCCTACCACCCTTTCCTATTTTTCCTTTAAGAGGATGTTCAAAAAGTCCGCTAAAAATAGCTGTTGGAGTGGAGAGTATGATCTCCTGCTACATACCACCACGTCCTGGGGAAGATCGTTGGCTCGCTTCTTTTAGCATCAGATGTCTCTTTCGTAGCTAATTAAGCTTACGAAGAGTATCCGTCGAGACAGGTTGTAGTGGTCGCTATGATGTCTTGCTCGTCGCTCCGGTGCTCGAAGACTTTGCCGCCTCGACCTAATCGGCTCTGTTTATGCTCCATTTAAACACGGACTTTACAAAAGCATGATTTTTCGTAAGGGGTGATGTACTTTGAACCAAAAGAGGATTTCTTCGGATAAAGTCCTTCCATTTTTATTTATTTTACCTTCGATCATTGCAATTGGTATTTTTGTTTATGGCTTCATTAGTTGGACAGGGTATGTTTCCTTTACAAATTGGAATACCTTAACGCCAGACTTGTCATTTGCAGGTCTGAAAAACTATATCTTTTTATTTAACGACTACCGCTTCCAATCTGGCATGAGAAATACGTTATTTTTCACCTTATTTTTTATCATTGGTGTTTTAATGTCAGGTTTTTTTCTGGCCATTTTTATCGATTCGAATATAAAACAAGAATCAATCTTTCGAAATATTTTCTTATTCCCGATGGCATTGTCATTTGTCGTTACGGGTGTTGTCTGGCAGTGGCTTTTAAACCCGAGTACAGGGGTGAACATTTTATTAAGCAATCTGGGCTTTGAAAAACTACCAGGATGGTACACAGACACAACGATTGCCTTTAGTTTTCCGCTTGGTAGTATCGATTTTGGAATTCCAGTAGCAATGATTGCTGTCGTCATTGCCGCGATTTGGCAAATGACGGGATTTTCACTGGCGATGTATTTAGCTGGGTTACGAGGGATTCCTGAAGAAGTTAAGGAAGCGGCAAGAGTGGACGGAGCAACGGAGTTTCAAGTGTATCGAAAGGTCATTTTTCCGATGCTTATGCCAATCACAGTAAGTATTGCCATTATCATGGGTCATATTTCATTAAAGATCTTTGATCTAATTTATGCGATGACAGGTTCAGGTGCTAACTTTGTCACGGATGTTCCGGGTGTTTATATGTTTGAAACGACATTCAGAGGAAACTTTTTTGCAAATGGAGCAGCGATTGCGATGATTATGCTCTTCCTCGTGGCCGTTGTCATCGTCCCTTACCTGGTTTCTGCAAGAAGGGGGGATTCGTAAATGATAGTGAGAAAGAAAGTGAGTCGTATTTTCCTATATGCGATTTTAGTGGTCATGGCCCTGTTTTTCTTAATGCCGATTTACGTCATGATTATTACGAGTATTAAACCGCTGGATGAAGTGTCGCTCGACCGGATGTGGGAGTTGCCATCTACAGTATCTTTTGAAGCCTATCGATATGCTTTTGAAAGACTATATCCTAACTTTTTGAATACGTTATATCTCGTTATTCCAGCAACGATTCTATCAGCTCTCTTTGGCTCGTTAAACGGGTATGTTCTTTCAAAGTGGAAGTTTAAAGGCTCGGATTGGATTTTCACGGCGATTTTGTTCGGAATGTTTATACCTTACCAAAGTATTCTCATCCCATTAATTCAATTTCTCCAAAGTATAGGACTTTACAATTCGATTCCTGGGTTAATTCTCGTACATGTTGTTTATGGTCTGCCAATCACAACGTTAATTTTCAGGAATTTCTATGCGAATATTCCTTACGACCTTATTGAAGTGGCGAAGATTGACGGTGCTGGATTTGTAGGAATTTACAAGCATATTATCTTCCCGCTTTCGATTTCAGGGTTTGTCGTCGTTTGTATATGGCAATTCACAAATATATGGAATGAGTTTTTATTTGCAGTCAGTATCACAAGTACAGGATCACAGCCGATTATGGTCGCGCTGCAAAACCTTTCTGGAAGCCAAATTGTGCAATGGAACGTCCAAATGGCCGGCGCGCTGCTAGCTGCCCTGCCAACCTTACTTATTTACATTTTAGTAGGGAAGTATTTTGTAAGAGGGTTGTTGGCTGGTTCTGTGAAAGGGTAAATATCATAAAAAAGCCTGGTAATCCTGGATTGCCGGGCTTTTATATACTTTAAGAAAATTTAACTTCTCTAAAGGAATAAAGCATAAGCGTAACTAAGGCTTGGCGGTAAGCCAAGTTTTCATTAGATTGATAGGATATATTACGATTTTCTTTGTTCGCTCAGAAGGTTCCTTTTGTTTCGTCTTTGCTATAACAAATTTGTCCATATTAAAAGTAAGAAAATACAGAAAATTAAAATAAGTAAATCATCCCTTCGTGATAGGATTTAAAATGAAAGCGATAACAAAAATGAGGGGAGAGATTGGGTGCAAAAAAAATGGAAGGTCGTAACGTCAGTGATGCTTACTAGTTCACTTATGATGTCTAGTCTTTTTGTTAACACAGCGGCAGTGAATGGACAAGAGGAGGGTAATCCCCCGCAATTAACGGGAGAAGCATCGATTGATGAGGTTGTCGATGCGATGACACTGCAAGAAAAAGCAGCTCTACTCGTCGGTGGGAACAAGGAAGTATTAGAGGAGATTGATAACGAGATTATCGGTGATCAAGCAACAAGGGTTCCTGGAGCGGCTGGGCAAACGCAAGCAATCCCAAGACTCGGGGTTCCTTCTATTGTTTTAGCAGATGGTCCAATGGGGGTCCGCATTGATCCGACACGCGAAGATGATGATGACACCTATTATGCAACGAAATTTCCTGCTCCTAACGTACTAGCCTCAACATGGGATACAGATTTGGTCTATGAAGTAGGCGAAGCGACAAGCCACGAGCTTAAGGAATACGGTGTTGATTTACTACTGGCTCCTGGGATGAATATTCAAAGCTACTTGCTAAATGGACGAAACTATGAATATTTTTCTGAAGATCCTTATGTGACAGGAAAAATGGCCTCTGAATTCGTGAATGGTGTAGAAGACCAAGGTGTTGGGACGACGATCAAGCACTTCGCTGCTTATAACCAAAGAGCAGATAACAATATCGATTCAATCGTTAGCCAAAGAGCACTAAGAGAAATCTACCTAAAAGGGTTCGAAATGACGGTGAAGAATTCTGATCCATGGGCGATTATGGATTCTTACAATAAAATTAACGGTACATGGGCGACAGAAAATGAAGACTTACTTACCTCTGTTTTAAGAGATGATTGGGGATTTAACGGTTTTGCCATGACGGACTGGGAATTTGGCTCCAGAGATATTGCAAAACAAATGGAAGCAGGTACAAACCTGTTAATGCCAGGAAGTGAACATCAATCAGAAGCGATTGTCGATGCCGTGAACGATGGGTTACTGAATGAAGAAATTTTAGACAGAAATGTGAAGGAGATGCTTGGAATCATCGTTCAAACCCCAACATTCTTAGGGCTTGAGCCTTCAAATGATCCCGACTTAGAAACAAATGCTGAGATTGCAAGAAAAGCAGCGGCAGATGGTATGGTTTTATTACAAAACGAAGCGGATACTTTACCTTTAGACAGTAACTTGAATGTTTCACTATTTGGTACGCCACAAGTGGAAACGATGACTGGAGGAAGAGGGAGTGCACTTGTCCATTCTGCCTATCATCTAGGAATTCCAGAGGGCTTACAAAATGCAGGGTTTACGCTTAACGAAGAGCTTTACGATAAATATGAAACGTATGTTGAGGAAATGAGAGATACAGATGAATACCGAGAAACAGGCGGAGGATTTTTTAATTCTACGTTCCCAACGCTGCCAGAAATGGATGTAGCAGATGAGGCTGTTACAGCAGCGGAAAATTCTGATGTCGGCATCATCGTTTTATCATCGGAATTCGGAAGCTATGGTTCAGACCGTTCTTTAGAAGATTTCTACCTATCTGAATCTAAGGAAGAGATGATCACAGATGTATCCGAAGCTTTTCGTGAAGAGGGCAA encodes the following:
- a CDS encoding ABC transporter substrate-binding protein, with amino-acid sequence MPLKKYASFLLLSMLLLLAACGSDDVDSEDVNGADEGESETTEDDGEESSSEATGDTEGELEIFSWWTGAGEEAGLLALIDLFEEKNPDIEVVNAAVAGGAGTNAQAVLASRMQGNDPPGTFQIHGGAALNTGWVAAGRMDPLTDLYEEQDWLDKFPQDLIDMVTSDGDIYSVPVNIHRSNVLFYNVEVFDEHGLTPPTTFDEFYEVADTLQEAGVTPLALGDRESWTALHLLETIALGVLGPDGYNDLWTKDLAFDSSEFQEVLEHFDRFLDYTNDDHAARNWQDASQLVAQGDAAMNVMGDWAAGYFATDLELEPNEDFGWVATPNSAGSFMVVTDNFGLPKDVENPEIVKDFLRVLGSVEGQDTFNPLKGSIPARVDADPEQYNAYGQQTIEEFNESTLTPSLAHNSAAPAGFVSQADQAINVFVSSRNIEQAMETLQQAAEENIE
- a CDS encoding carbohydrate ABC transporter permease encodes the protein MIVRKKVSRIFLYAILVVMALFFLMPIYVMIITSIKPLDEVSLDRMWELPSTVSFEAYRYAFERLYPNFLNTLYLVIPATILSALFGSLNGYVLSKWKFKGSDWIFTAILFGMFIPYQSILIPLIQFLQSIGLYNSIPGLILVHVVYGLPITTLIFRNFYANIPYDLIEVAKIDGAGFVGIYKHIIFPLSISGFVVVCIWQFTNIWNEFLFAVSITSTGSQPIMVALQNLSGSQIVQWNVQMAGALLAALPTLLIYILVGKYFVRGLLAGSVKG
- a CDS encoding carbohydrate ABC transporter permease, with the protein product MSSDKVLPFLFILPSIIAIGIFVYGFISWTGYVSFTNWNTLTPDLSFAGLKNYIFLFNDYRFQSGMRNTLFFTLFFIIGVLMSGFFLAIFIDSNIKQESIFRNIFLFPMALSFVVTGVVWQWLLNPSTGVNILLSNLGFEKLPGWYTDTTIAFSFPLGSIDFGIPVAMIAVVIAAIWQMTGFSLAMYLAGLRGIPEEVKEAARVDGATEFQVYRKVIFPMLMPITVSIAIIMGHISLKIFDLIYAMTGSGANFVTDVPGVYMFETTFRGNFFANGAAIAMIMLFLVAVVIVPYLVSARRGDS
- a CDS encoding beta-glucosidase, which translates into the protein MQKKWKVVTSVMLTSSLMMSSLFVNTAAVNGQEEGNPPQLTGEASIDEVVDAMTLQEKAALLVGGNKEVLEEIDNEIIGDQATRVPGAAGQTQAIPRLGVPSIVLADGPMGVRIDPTREDDDDTYYATKFPAPNVLASTWDTDLVYEVGEATSHELKEYGVDLLLAPGMNIQSYLLNGRNYEYFSEDPYVTGKMASEFVNGVEDQGVGTTIKHFAAYNQRADNNIDSIVSQRALREIYLKGFEMTVKNSDPWAIMDSYNKINGTWATENEDLLTSVLRDDWGFNGFAMTDWEFGSRDIAKQMEAGTNLLMPGSEHQSEAIVDAVNDGLLNEEILDRNVKEMLGIIVQTPTFLGLEPSNDPDLETNAEIARKAAADGMVLLQNEADTLPLDSNLNVSLFGTPQVETMTGGRGSALVHSAYHLGIPEGLQNAGFTLNEELYDKYETYVEEMRDTDEYRETGGGFFNSTFPTLPEMDVADEAVTAAENSDVGIIVLSSEFGSYGSDRSLEDFYLSESKEEMITDVSEAFREEGKPVIAILNVEGPLEVASWRDQVDSVLLSWQPGQELGNAVADVVTGKVNPSGKLPQTFPVVYEDAPYSETYPGTDQFIYEEDIYVGYRYNTTFDVEPAYEFGYGLSYTTFDYDNVRVNRNGNFKDKITVFATVENTGDVAGREAVQVYVNAPDGKLEKPEIELKAFDKTKELRPGKKENLKFELDAQNLASFDEELSAWVLEEGTYEVRVGASSQDIRDTTTFTVDEDIILEEVNDVLEPQIEFDRLSKLNY